A genomic stretch from Nitrospirota bacterium includes:
- a CDS encoding PKD domain-containing protein yields MKNSINKKMFTIACLGLALFLLLAGCGMNGDGFLGPGSVVPSGPGAVIGPGNNKPIAMAGADQYLASGSTVTLDGRQSYDPEGSSLTYSWQFDSMPVGSSAVLSNASSANPTFQADRPGLYRVSLVVSDGSLSSSPDSVDITAYNDPPVPNAGPDQSVNIGALVTLDGSASSDPNGDPLTYTWTMQAPTHSTAVLSNDHAVNPTFTPDVPGIYDCYLSVYDGTVYSTGIDKVAVNAGLTAVADAGPDQYHTTGPSTLITLDGSGSHDSAGRPMTYAWSFTQMPVGSAATLSDPASIHPTFTADLEGIYELSLQIFYNGYTNSLPDTVTVAVITNRPVAGLPFKVIDAEYSRQMDRIIMVSGTPSNQLHIYDPVANLDQAVDLSALPSSVSVSPDGLYAAIGHKGTISYVDLVSRAVTTTLSVNGNITDIVLAGNGYVYAFPDLGSFFGVNISTGVATPAAGLFPNAGTRAKLHPSGSVLYAAGVSYSTQKFDISSGAPVFLYDSQVAGRIYVACGELWMLEDGTGFISRCGSVYAASTGTTPDMVPPKAALEGLSFVDVQYVADSSAVGKVAAIPLPGDIEVAIFDDKLFALQNVIALPHFITGGTDYPGHGKFVFYNSGGTNMFVIMQADAAAGLINDFGIVKY; encoded by the coding sequence ATGAAAAATTCGATCAACAAAAAAATGTTTACAATCGCCTGCCTCGGACTTGCTCTGTTCCTGCTGCTTGCCGGTTGCGGTATGAACGGTGACGGATTTCTGGGGCCGGGCTCGGTTGTCCCGTCGGGGCCGGGGGCGGTTATAGGCCCGGGAAACAATAAGCCAATTGCGATGGCAGGCGCAGACCAGTACCTAGCAAGTGGCAGTACCGTAACGCTTGATGGACGCCAGAGCTACGACCCGGAAGGGAGTTCACTGACATATTCCTGGCAATTCGACTCCATGCCCGTCGGCAGCAGCGCGGTTCTTTCAAACGCATCGTCAGCGAATCCCACGTTTCAAGCCGATCGCCCGGGTTTATATAGAGTAAGTCTCGTTGTCTCGGACGGATCGCTGTCAAGCAGTCCCGATTCCGTCGACATTACAGCCTATAACGACCCACCTGTTCCGAATGCGGGTCCGGACCAGAGCGTGAATATCGGAGCCCTCGTTACGCTCGATGGCAGCGCCAGCTCCGATCCGAACGGAGATCCTCTGACCTACACCTGGACAATGCAGGCGCCGACGCACAGCACTGCTGTCCTTTCCAATGATCATGCCGTCAATCCGACCTTCACGCCTGATGTCCCCGGCATTTATGACTGTTATCTCTCCGTATACGACGGCACGGTATACTCCACCGGCATTGATAAGGTTGCGGTGAACGCGGGTCTCACCGCAGTGGCCGATGCCGGTCCGGATCAATACCACACGACAGGTCCTTCTACCCTCATCACCCTTGATGGGAGCGGCAGTCATGATTCGGCAGGCAGGCCCATGACCTATGCCTGGAGCTTTACGCAAATGCCGGTGGGCAGCGCCGCTACGCTTTCTGATCCGGCGTCGATTCACCCGACATTTACGGCTGACCTCGAGGGAATATATGAATTGAGTCTCCAGATCTTCTATAACGGGTATACTAACAGCCTACCCGATACGGTAACTGTTGCCGTTATAACAAACAGACCCGTTGCCGGGCTTCCCTTTAAAGTCATCGACGCGGAATACAGCAGGCAAATGGACCGGATCATCATGGTATCAGGCACGCCGTCCAACCAGCTCCACATCTATGACCCTGTCGCCAACCTGGACCAGGCAGTCGATCTATCCGCTCTGCCCTCGAGTGTCTCCGTAAGCCCCGACGGCTTGTACGCTGCCATCGGCCACAAGGGGACCATCTCCTATGTGGATCTTGTGTCAAGAGCTGTGACCACAACACTCTCTGTTAACGGCAATATAACTGATATCGTACTTGCCGGGAACGGTTACGTGTATGCGTTCCCGGACCTGGGATCATTTTTTGGCGTGAACATAAGTACGGGTGTTGCCACCCCTGCAGCAGGTTTATTCCCTAATGCAGGGACAAGAGCAAAACTGCATCCGAGCGGAAGTGTTCTGTACGCAGCTGGGGTTTCTTATTCTACCCAAAAATTCGACATTTCATCAGGAGCTCCAGTCTTCCTGTATGATTCTCAGGTTGCAGGCCGGATATATGTTGCCTGCGGAGAGCTCTGGATGCTGGAGGATGGAACAGGCTTCATTTCCCGGTGCGGCTCCGTTTATGCAGCATCTACCGGCACTACCCCGGATATGGTACCGCCCAAAGCGGCTCTGGAAGGTTTGAGCTTCGTCGATGTTCAGTACGTTGCCGATTCTTCGGCTGTCGGAAAGGTTGCGGCAATCCCGCTCCCAGGGGATATCGAAGTCGCGATATTTGATGATAAACTCTTCGCCCTTCAAAATGTGATTGCGCTCCCGCATTTCATTACCGGCGGCACCGATTATCCCGGGCACGGAAAGTTCGTCTTTTACAACAGTGGCGGCACTAATATGTTCGTTATTATGCAGGCCGATGCGGCAGCGGGACTTATAAATGATTTCGGAATTGTAAAATATTGA
- a CDS encoding HdeD family acid-resistance protein: protein MLSVLFRYWWVLLVRGILAILFGIAAFVWPAITLTTLVLLFGAYVFVNGAFLIINAVGSRKEKEDWWLLLIEGLLGIGIGLMTAFAPGITGLALLLYIAAWALAAGILEIIAAIRLRKVVTGEWWLAVGGVVSIIFALLLMRFPAAGALGFVWLIAGYACVFGAIMIVLGLKVHRLGEKLHMV from the coding sequence ATGTTGAGTGTACTGTTCCGTTACTGGTGGGTGTTGCTCGTCAGGGGGATCCTGGCGATCCTGTTCGGCATTGCGGCCTTCGTGTGGCCGGCCATAACCCTCACGACCCTGGTCCTCTTGTTCGGCGCCTACGTTTTCGTGAATGGAGCCTTCCTGATCATCAATGCCGTGGGCAGCAGGAAGGAAAAGGAGGACTGGTGGCTGCTGCTGATCGAAGGCCTTCTGGGTATCGGCATCGGGCTCATGACCGCGTTCGCACCGGGCATTACGGGCTTGGCGCTGCTCCTGTACATCGCTGCCTGGGCCCTTGCTGCGGGGATTCTGGAGATCATAGCGGCGATCCGTCTCAGAAAGGTAGTCACCGGGGAGTGGTGGCTTGCGGTGGGAGGCGTAGTTTCCATCATCTTCGCGCTTCTCCTGATGCGGTTCCCGGCCGCTGGCGCGCTGGGCTTTGTCTGGCTCATCGCGGGCTATGCCTGCGTGTTTGGCGCGATCATGATCGTCCTGGGCTTGAAGGTGCATAGGCTCGGGGAAAAGCTGCACATGGTTTAA
- a CDS encoding porin family protein, with protein MFRTIVFLMALVMVLTVTSKAEAKKGFYIGAGATYNTINGDFDGHSGLEGGTEVIIMPDINNAFGFDVLGGYGINDHWAIELNFMSSGHRGTWEGFSGDVSYNSFSVNGKYSFATSGTVQPYLLFGISYNGLVIKQGAADLFTGETGDAKFTGSGLNFGTGVDTYVSPNLSLTVGAMYRYVDYTNAEGVHGSGSVSGGTDGSGFSLLLTTAYHF; from the coding sequence ATGTTCAGGACAATCGTTTTTTTGATGGCTTTGGTCATGGTGCTTACCGTAACTTCGAAGGCAGAGGCAAAGAAGGGATTCTATATAGGCGCCGGTGCCACCTACAATACGATAAATGGCGATTTCGACGGGCATTCGGGCCTTGAGGGCGGAACGGAAGTCATCATCATGCCTGACATCAACAACGCCTTCGGCTTCGATGTCCTCGGCGGGTATGGAATAAACGATCATTGGGCGATCGAACTGAACTTCATGAGCTCGGGCCACCGGGGCACATGGGAAGGTTTCTCGGGAGATGTCAGCTACAACAGCTTCAGCGTCAATGGAAAATACAGCTTCGCAACATCGGGAACCGTTCAGCCATACCTCTTGTTCGGCATCAGTTATAACGGCCTGGTGATTAAACAGGGAGCGGCGGATCTCTTTACCGGAGAAACAGGGGACGCGAAATTTACCGGGTCGGGTCTGAATTTTGGGACCGGCGTAGATACGTACGTCAGTCCGAACCTGTCCTTGACCGTGGGAGCGATGTACCGGTATGTCGACTACACAAATGCGGAAGGCGTTCATGGCAGCGGCTCAGTCAGCGGCGGAACAGACGGGAGCGGTTTCAGTTTGCTCCTGACCACGGCGTATCATTTCTAA
- a CDS encoding kelch repeat-containing protein, with product MRPVLIRLSLLFVVLSALVSCSGSGGGDVGTLSGGPVGNGSGSGGSGAAGTWIWKGGSTISDQTGTYGTQGVPASGNVPGGRVEAVSWLDGSGNFWLFGGDGFSSTSGLAASFLNDLWKFDGTSWTWVKGSIFTQATGTYGVKGTAAAVNTPGARSGAASWSVGSDLWLFGGFGFGSSGSSGSLNDLWKFDGTSWTWMNGAFVTNQTGTYGTKGLADPANIPGARFRAATVIDGSIVWLFGGRGYDGTGVFGDLNDLWKFDGTNWTWVSGSNTSDQSGSYGAKGIPNSANMPGGRESAVLWIDGGGNLWLFGGTGRDSTSGSGGYLNDLWKFNGTTWIWVSGATIVNQLGIYGTQGVAATGNAPGSRNPAASWIDLSNNLWLFGGFGYDSVSLGDMNDLWKFDGKNWTWEAGAKVLETFGIYGSKNVAAATNYPGSRDSATSAVGGSHTIWMFGGMGNGSGTTGRLNDLWLHQP from the coding sequence ATGAGGCCGGTCTTGATCAGGCTGTCTCTATTGTTTGTTGTCTTGTCAGCGCTTGTATCCTGCAGCGGGTCCGGAGGAGGAGATGTAGGTACGCTGTCGGGCGGCCCCGTGGGGAACGGCAGCGGCAGCGGGGGGAGCGGCGCTGCCGGCACATGGATCTGGAAGGGCGGGAGTACGATCAGCGACCAGACGGGGACCTATGGGACACAAGGAGTCCCAGCTTCGGGCAATGTTCCCGGAGGCCGCGTGGAAGCCGTATCCTGGCTCGATGGGAGCGGAAACTTCTGGCTCTTCGGGGGCGACGGTTTCAGTTCAACCAGCGGCTTGGCCGCCTCTTTTCTGAACGACCTTTGGAAATTCGACGGAACCAGCTGGACCTGGGTCAAGGGATCGATCTTCACTCAGGCGACGGGGACGTACGGCGTGAAGGGCACCGCGGCCGCCGTCAACACGCCCGGCGCACGCTCCGGCGCGGCCTCCTGGTCTGTGGGCAGCGACCTCTGGCTCTTCGGTGGATTCGGTTTTGGTTCCAGCGGCTCATCCGGATCGCTGAACGATCTCTGGAAGTTCGACGGCACGTCTTGGACGTGGATGAATGGTGCATTCGTGACGAACCAGACGGGAACCTACGGGACGAAGGGCCTTGCCGACCCGGCCAATATTCCGGGTGCCCGGTTCCGTGCGGCAACGGTAATTGATGGAAGCATTGTATGGCTTTTCGGAGGACGAGGCTATGATGGTACCGGCGTCTTTGGGGATCTCAACGATCTCTGGAAATTCGACGGCACCAACTGGACCTGGGTAAGCGGGTCAAACACAAGCGATCAAAGCGGTTCGTACGGAGCAAAAGGCATTCCCAACTCCGCCAACATGCCCGGCGGACGGGAATCGGCTGTTCTCTGGATTGATGGAGGCGGCAACCTCTGGCTTTTTGGCGGCACCGGCCGTGATTCAACAAGCGGGTCCGGGGGATATCTGAACGACCTCTGGAAATTCAATGGGACGACGTGGATCTGGGTGAGCGGGGCAACAATAGTCAATCAGTTGGGAATATACGGGACACAAGGCGTTGCAGCAACGGGAAACGCGCCCGGATCTCGTAATCCGGCGGCATCCTGGATTGATTTGAGCAACAACCTCTGGCTTTTTGGAGGGTTTGGCTACGACTCGGTATCACTTGGCGATATGAACGACCTCTGGAAGTTCGACGGAAAGAACTGGACCTGGGAGGCCGGAGCGAAGGTGCTGGAGACATTCGGCATTTATGGGTCGAAAAATGTGGCCGCGGCAACCAATTACCCGGGATCCCGGGACTCTGCGACGAGCGCCGTCGGCGGCAGCCACACCATATGGATGTTCGGAGGCATGGGCAACGGCTCCGGCACGACCGGACGCCTGAATGACCTGTGGCTGCATCAGCCGTAG
- a CDS encoding beta-propeller fold lactonase family protein gives MKRVTVVLILIAVVAIFLSCSGGGGGGGVFLVGGASIQPRFAYVANEASFSVSQYKINADGSLASMATPTVAAGSTPVSVAVDPSGKYAYVANNGSNDVSQYKINADGSLTSMSTPTVAAGAAPSSVIVDPSGKYAYVTNQNSTDISQYKINADGSLASMTTPTVAAGAQPLSVAVDPSGKYAYVANLFSNTVSQFTINADGSLLSMATPTVATGTGPESITVDPSGKYAYVANYNSSDVSQYSIGADGSLASMATPTVVAGTQPMSITVDPSGKYVYVANLFSNDVSQYAINADGSLASMATPTVAAGIQPVSVTIDASGKHAYVANIISNNVSQYSINANGGLVTMASPTVAAGIGPRSVTTVSTHQ, from the coding sequence ATGAAAAGGGTTACTGTGGTACTGATCCTGATTGCAGTTGTTGCGATTTTCCTCTCCTGCAGCGGCGGAGGCGGAGGGGGCGGTGTCTTTTTAGTCGGAGGAGCCTCTATCCAACCGCGTTTCGCCTACGTGGCGAACGAAGCCAGCTTCAGCGTCTCGCAGTACAAGATCAATGCTGACGGCAGCCTCGCGTCCATGGCAACTCCGACCGTGGCGGCCGGGTCGACTCCCGTTTCCGTCGCAGTCGACCCCTCGGGCAAATATGCTTATGTAGCGAATAACGGCAGCAACGACGTCTCGCAGTATAAGATCAATGCTGATGGCAGCCTTACGTCCATGTCAACTCCCACTGTAGCAGCCGGGGCGGCCCCCTCCTCGGTGATCGTCGATCCCTCGGGCAAGTATGCCTATGTGACAAACCAGAACAGCACTGACATCTCGCAGTACAAGATCAATGCTGACGGCAGCCTCGCGTCCATGACAACTCCGACCGTGGCGGCCGGTGCACAGCCCCTTTCCGTCGCCGTCGACCCTTCGGGGAAATATGCCTATGTAGCGAACTTGTTCAGCAACACCGTCTCGCAGTTCACTATTAATGCGGATGGCAGCCTTTTGTCCATGGCAACCCCGACCGTTGCGACCGGGACAGGCCCCGAATCCATCACCGTTGATCCTTCGGGCAAATATGCCTATGTGGCGAACTACAACAGCAGCGATGTCTCGCAGTACTCGATCGGCGCGGATGGCAGTCTCGCGTCCATGGCAACTCCGACCGTGGTGGCCGGGACGCAGCCCATGTCCATCACCGTCGATCCCTCGGGTAAATATGTCTATGTAGCGAACCTGTTCAGCAACGACGTCTCGCAGTACGCGATCAATGCCGACGGCAGTCTCGCGTCCATGGCAACTCCGACCGTGGCGGCAGGGATACAGCCCGTCTCCGTCACCATCGACGCCTCGGGCAAGCATGCCTATGTTGCGAACATAATCAGCAACAACGTCTCGCAGTACTCGATCAATGCGAATGGCGGCCTCGTAACTATGGCAAGCCCGACGGTAGCAGCAGGGATCGGCCCGCGCTCCGTTACGACTGTTTCCACTCATCAGTGA